Proteins encoded in a region of the Lujinxingia vulgaris genome:
- the fdhD gene encoding formate dehydrogenase accessory sulfurtransferase FdhD, protein MATDPTTRHRAIERVLRSGEEQQRQHLDDLLVIEEPMELRIDYAIAGKRASRSLAITMRTPGDDEDLARGFLLTEGIINSEADLLSLKRCTDGQGEESPNIWRATLAEGCNFDPGKLQRNFYSTSSCGVCGKASLDALHHQGVMPVADGPAIDAELLLQLPEQLCAAQATFDRTGGLHACALFNARGELLDLAEDVGRHNALDKLLGRALRRGQLPLGDRILLLSGRASFELIQKSLVAGIGLVAAVGAPSSLAVDLSDTYAQTLVGFLRDARFNIYTHPRRLT, encoded by the coding sequence ATGGCCACCGACCCCACCACTCGCCACCGCGCCATTGAGCGGGTGTTACGCTCTGGCGAGGAACAGCAACGCCAACACCTCGACGACCTCCTCGTCATTGAGGAGCCGATGGAGCTGCGCATCGACTACGCCATCGCCGGCAAACGCGCCTCGCGCAGCCTGGCGATCACGATGCGCACCCCCGGCGATGACGAAGATCTGGCCCGCGGATTCCTGCTCACCGAGGGCATCATCAACTCCGAGGCCGACCTTTTAAGCCTCAAGCGCTGCACCGACGGCCAGGGCGAAGAGAGCCCCAACATCTGGCGCGCCACGCTTGCGGAGGGCTGCAACTTTGATCCGGGCAAGCTGCAGCGCAACTTCTACAGCACGTCGAGCTGCGGGGTCTGCGGCAAGGCCTCGCTTGATGCCCTCCACCACCAGGGTGTGATGCCGGTAGCCGATGGCCCCGCCATCGACGCGGAGCTTCTTCTGCAACTTCCCGAGCAACTGTGCGCCGCCCAGGCAACCTTCGATCGCACCGGCGGCCTGCATGCCTGCGCCCTCTTCAACGCCCGGGGCGAACTTCTCGATCTTGCCGAAGATGTCGGCCGCCACAACGCGCTCGACAAACTTCTGGGCCGCGCGCTGCGCCGGGGCCAACTTCCCCTTGGCGATCGCATCCTGCTTTTGAGCGGTCGGGCGAGTTTTGAGCTGATTCAGAAGTCGCTCGTGGCGGGCATCGGGCTTGTGGCCGCCGTCGGCGCGCCCTCCTCGCTTGCCGTCGACCTCTCGGATACCTACGCTCAGACGCTGGTGGGCTTTCTGCGCGACGCGCGCTTTAACATCTACACCCACCCCCGGCGCCTGACCTGA